Part of the Nocardioides perillae genome is shown below.
GCACCCACACCTTGCCGCAGAGGGCCACCACCGGGGTGCCCATGACCATCGCCTCGGTCAGCTTGTCCTTCGGCACGTAGTGCGAGAACCGCTCGTGGTCGCCCTCGTCGGTGGGGACGGTGCGCCGGTCCTCCAGGACGTCGGTGCCGCCGGACCCGAATCCGATCGTGGGGTTGCTCATGGTGGGCCAGTCTAGGTCAGGGAGGTCGTCGGCGTTCAGTTGAGCGCGGGGTCCGCGGGGCGGGTGGCCTGCCAGGCCAGCTCCCCGGGCTGGCGGCGCAGCACGTCGCGGCGCAGGGCGCGCGTGTCGGCGCGGAAGGCGTCGCCGGGCTCGCCGGGCACGACGTACCAGCTGCCCTCCTCGACCTCGGCCTCGAGCTGGCCGGCACCCCAGCCGGCGTAGCCGGCGAAGACGCGCAGGTCGCGCAGGGCGGCGCCGACGACGGCGACGGGCGCGTCGAGGTCGACGACCCCGACCTCGCCGAGCACCGCGCGGAACCCGGGCGGCGCCGCCGTCGGGTCGGCGAGCCGGCCGACGGCCAGGGCCCCCTCGGTGCTGACGGGTCCACCGCGGAAGAGCACCTCGGGCTCGGAGGCGGCCTCGCCCCACTCCCCCAGCACGTCGCCGACCAGCACCGGAGAGGGCCGGTTGACCACCACGCCCAGCGCACCGTCGGCGTCGACGTCGAGCAGCAGCACGACGGCGTCGGCGAAGTTCGGGTCGAGCAGCTCCGGCGTCGCCACCAGCAGCAGGCCCGCCGACAGTTCGC
Proteins encoded:
- a CDS encoding YqgE/AlgH family protein, coding for MSELSAGLLLVATPELLDPNFADAVVLLLDVDADGALGVVVNRPSPVLVGDVLGEWGEAASEPEVLFRGGPVSTEGALAVGRLADPTAAPPGFRAVLGEVGVVDLDAPVAVVGAALRDLRVFAGYAGWGAGQLEAEVEEGSWYVVPGEPGDAFRADTRALRRDVLRRQPGELAWQATRPADPALN
- a CDS encoding DUF3039 domain-containing protein, with amino-acid sequence MSNPTIGFGSGGTDVLEDRRTVPTDEGDHERFSHYVPKDKLTEAMVMGTPVVALCGKVWVPSRAPEKYPVCPDCKEIWESMKGGGSGEGDA